Proteins from a single region of Gloeocapsa sp. DLM2.Bin57:
- the crcB gene encoding fluoride efflux transporter CrcB: MLIVTAIVLGGIIGALLRYYVILLATRYFNYRVFYGTLFVNITGTFLIGCSATWLYQKEFVFFPWDKLILVGFLGAYTTFSSYILDTMNLWRSQQYQLAVKYSLSTLILGFLAAESGILLFRLIESFR; this comes from the coding sequence ATCTTGATTGTAACAGCGATCGTCCTCGGTGGAATAATCGGTGCTCTCCTGCGCTATTATGTTATTTTGCTAGCAACCAGATATTTTAATTATAGAGTTTTTTATGGTACCTTATTTGTTAACATAACAGGAACGTTTTTAATTGGTTGTTCAGCTACTTGGCTATATCAAAAAGAGTTTGTATTTTTTCCTTGGGATAAGTTAATTTTAGTAGGTTTTTTAGGTGCATATACCACCTTTTCTTCTTATATTCTCGATACCATGAATTTATGGCGATCGCAACAATATCAACTAGCGGTAAAATATTCTTTAAGTACCTTAATTCTCGGTTTTCTTGCTGCTGAATCAGGAATCTTGCTGTTTAGACTAATCGAATCTTTTCGCTAA
- a CDS encoding transglutaminase family protein, producing the protein MKANNHQQFNCGCELEYYVYEESTFIFNIAVASTDNQTILTENLVLTPNLPHEEYIEPILHNRFLRVNVPPGKFNLYYQADVELSYPQINPEQKILAKPPSFLPLDMLRYVYPSRYCESDQLFELTFQRFAQIEAGYEQVKVVCDWIHNNITYVLGSSDNETTALETVKGRAGVCRDFAHLAIAMCRALNIPARFVTGYAYKLDPPDFHAYFEVYLDNAWYLFDATKLVPLEGLIRIGTGRDAADVSFATIFGEIELNRMNLWTNLL; encoded by the coding sequence ATGAAGGCAAATAATCACCAACAATTTAATTGTGGTTGCGAACTAGAATATTATGTTTACGAAGAGAGTACCTTTATCTTTAACATAGCCGTTGCTAGTACAGACAATCAAACTATCCTCACCGAAAACCTAGTTTTAACCCCTAACTTACCCCATGAAGAGTATATAGAACCTATTCTGCACAATCGCTTCTTACGCGTCAATGTACCTCCAGGAAAATTTAACCTTTATTATCAAGCAGATGTTGAGTTAAGTTACCCCCAAATCAACCCTGAACAAAAAATTTTAGCTAAACCCCCTAGCTTTTTACCTCTAGATATGCTAAGGTACGTTTATCCTTCCCGTTATTGTGAGTCAGATCAGTTATTTGAATTAACCTTTCAAAGATTTGCCCAGATAGAGGCAGGTTATGAACAAGTAAAAGTAGTCTGCGATTGGATTCACAACAATATCACCTACGTTTTAGGAAGCAGTGATAATGAGACTACCGCTTTAGAGACTGTCAAGGGTAGGGCTGGAGTTTGTCGAGATTTTGCTCATTTAGCTATAGCTATGTGTCGCGCGTTAAATATTCCCGCGCGTTTTGTGACAGGTTATGCTTATAAATTAGATCCTCCTGATTTTCATGCCTACTTTGAAGTTTATCTAGATAACGCTTGGTATCTTTTTGACGCAACTAAATTAGTACCTCTAGAGGGTTTAATCCGTATTGGTACAGGGAGAGACGCTGCTGATGTTTCTTTTGCAACTATCTTTGGAGAAATAGAGTTAAATAGGATGAATTTATGGACTAATTTACTTTAG
- a CDS encoding fibrillin: MSTKTTLLEAIAGQNRGLLTTENDKVRILSLIQQLEDENPNPHPLEAATLLEGNWRLLYTTSRGILGLNRFPLLQLGQIYQYINPQDAILYNVAEIVGIPFLEGLVSVRARFEAVSESRVNVIFERSIIALQRVITYRSPLQFIEDIEKGKKYPPLDFNITNRDQKGWLEITYLDQDIRIGRGNEGNVFVLAKVN; this comes from the coding sequence ATGAGTACCAAGACAACCTTACTAGAAGCGATCGCTGGTCAAAATCGCGGGTTACTAACTACTGAAAACGATAAAGTCCGCATTCTCTCTTTAATTCAACAACTAGAAGATGAAAACCCTAACCCTCATCCCCTAGAAGCTGCAACCCTTCTTGAGGGTAATTGGAGACTATTATATACAACTAGTCGGGGTATTTTGGGTTTAAATCGTTTTCCCCTGTTGCAGTTAGGACAGATCTATCAGTATATTAACCCTCAAGACGCTATTTTATACAATGTTGCCGAAATTGTCGGAATTCCTTTTTTAGAGGGCTTAGTAAGCGTTAGGGCGCGGTTTGAGGCGGTTTCTGAAAGTAGGGTTAATGTGATTTTTGAGCGCTCGATTATAGCATTACAACGAGTAATTACTTATCGATCGCCCTTACAATTTATTGAAGATATCGAGAAGGGCAAAAAATACCCTCCCCTTGATTTTAACATCACTAATCGCGATCAAAAGGGATGGCTAGAAATTACTTATCTTGATCAAGATATTCGGATTGGTAGAGGAAACGAAGGTAATGTTTTTGTTTTAGCTAAAGTAAATTAG
- a CDS encoding FAD-dependent oxidoreductase, with protein MKNLSTVSIGIIGAGPQALTLVTHLLQKRKQWRDRLIVIDPHGDWLRQWYQQFAALEIPHLRSPVVHHPDPHPYALRGFAENRPDELFNPYDLPGTKLFEDFCTEVVKSWGLENRVYRGKVIKIVPCRGNFQLCLTDGEIINVRRVVLATNQGEIQIPAWVNQIKTKYPQDRLLHSQQVNLANLQLKDEHILIIGGGLTSGHLAIGGVNRGAKITLMTRRDLQIKLFDADPGWLGPKYLKGFNAELNWYRRWEMIQQARNGGSITPKISWELRRSKNVEFWENCQVKEVQWEEHKWRVICSNGIEKEFERIWLATGTTFNVKNNPLLTEVLEAYPTDIIQGLPVIDQYLRLPKSEFYFMGALAGLQVGPVARNLAGGRKASEMIVEGMIKHSQIAV; from the coding sequence ATGAAAAACTTATCTACAGTCTCTATAGGGATTATTGGAGCAGGTCCACAAGCTTTAACATTAGTTACACATTTATTACAGAAGAGAAAACAATGGCGCGATCGCTTAATAGTGATTGATCCTCATGGAGATTGGTTAAGGCAATGGTATCAGCAATTTGCAGCTTTAGAAATCCCCCATTTAAGGTCTCCTGTAGTCCATCACCCTGATCCTCATCCCTATGCTTTAAGAGGTTTTGCGGAGAATCGACCTGATGAATTATTTAACCCCTATGACTTACCAGGTACAAAACTGTTTGAAGATTTTTGCACCGAGGTAGTCAAAAGTTGGGGATTAGAAAATAGAGTTTACCGAGGTAAAGTAATTAAGATTGTACCATGTAGGGGTAATTTTCAGCTATGTTTAACCGATGGAGAGATAATTAATGTTCGTAGAGTCGTATTAGCTACTAATCAAGGTGAGATTCAAATACCTGCTTGGGTGAATCAAATTAAGACGAAATATCCTCAAGATAGATTATTACACTCTCAACAAGTTAACTTAGCTAACTTACAACTAAAAGATGAACACATATTAATTATCGGAGGAGGTTTAACCAGTGGTCATTTAGCCATAGGAGGAGTCAATAGAGGAGCTAAAATAACTTTGATGACGAGAAGAGACTTACAGATAAAACTCTTTGACGCTGATCCAGGTTGGTTAGGACCAAAATATCTCAAAGGGTTTAATGCTGAGTTAAACTGGTATCGACGCTGGGAAATGATTCAACAAGCGCGCAATGGTGGTTCAATAACTCCTAAAATAAGTTGGGAATTAAGAAGAAGTAAAAATGTGGAATTTTGGGAAAATTGTCAAGTAAAGGAAGTACAATGGGAAGAGCATAAATGGAGGGTAATTTGTAGCAATGGTATAGAGAAAGAATTTGAGCGTATTTGGTTAGCAACAGGAACAACATTTAATGTCAAAAATAATCCCTTGTTAACAGAAGTTTTAGAAGCTTATCCTACGGATATTATTCAAGGTTTACCCGTGATTGATCAATATCTACGCTTACCTAAAAGTGAATTTTACTTTATGGGTGCATTAGCAGGGTTACAAGTTGGACCTGTTGCGCGTAATTTAGCAGGAGGAAGAAAAGCTAGCGAAATGATTGTAGAGGGAATGATTAAACATAGTCAGATTGCTGTATGA
- the crcB gene encoding fluoride efflux transporter CrcB has translation MRPFLAIILGAIPGVLSRYLLFTWLNDPNLGNLYPFGTFFVNVSGCLLMGFISSLMLERWSINEEIRLLLTTGFLGSYTSFSTYELDSVKILLESNWIKEGLYWIGTPLMGIISFSLGTILAKRFD, from the coding sequence ATGAGACCTTTTTTAGCTATTATTTTAGGAGCAATTCCAGGAGTTTTAAGCAGATATTTATTATTTACATGGTTAAACGATCCTAATTTAGGTAATCTTTATCCTTTTGGTACTTTTTTCGTTAATGTCTCTGGTTGTTTGTTGATGGGATTTATTTCTAGTTTAATGTTAGAACGTTGGAGTATCAATGAAGAAATTCGCTTATTGTTGACTACTGGTTTTTTGGGATCTTATACCAGTTTTTCTACCTATGAATTAGACTCTGTTAAAATCTTACTAGAAAGTAATTGGATTAAGGAGGGTTTATATTGGATTGGTACTCCTTTAATGGGGATTATTAGTTTTAGTTTGGGGACAATTTTAGCGAAAAGATTCGATTAG